From Lolium perenne isolate Kyuss_39 chromosome 5, Kyuss_2.0, whole genome shotgun sequence, a single genomic window includes:
- the LOC127304112 gene encoding putative F-box/LRR-repeat/kelch-repeat protein At1g11620 translates to MVPEEARSNNKRQKDERTIYCLPSDIIERVFLTLPFSTLLRCARVCKQWRNFIHDPEFVASQLQHAPQYALLFFQQETVSRQRCPSDAILVDEALSQSTCAVPVIGPDEFLFGLCNGLLALYTKTSTIKIANFSTGQCLHLEKPVKNLRGDHFSLYTFGFHPATKQYKITHFLRDCTQTGRPHNNDNVSIIQVYTLGDEKWKDIPIPIALNLNIVRNSGVVNNDGTLYWLTEDMIANCRHAIMSFDVSKEIFARIQLPEVLQDSAHGYPRRYWIREIDGKMCIATAQTHRYVPRWLVSKIHVWTLDHNKSEHMWNHKYNIHLSSDCILGPNFVHWDRIIIRPSNGDLFASEFSRENYDTNFSKTVMLLNFSPRKHNLQSHNCVKSLVRLDIFKKAGIVHRPKQWEGWELKKWQFWEQNLYKIETMWCRVHQEEHKQMAFAQSMRIELNRLLPQISDDAMRQYIGIKIDQILPAFSNQAMAQAMANIGDMIRNATHDQFLMP, encoded by the exons ATGGTGCCGGAGGAGGCCAGATCAAATAATAAGCGACAAAAGGATGAACGCACCATATACTGCCTACCAAGCGATATCATCGAGAGAGTATTTCTTACGCTTCCCTTCAGCACGCTGCTGAGGTGCGCTCGTGTCTGCAAGCAGTGGCGAAACTTCATCCACGATCCCGAGTTTGTCGCATCACAGCTCCAGCATGCGCCTCAATACGCCCTCCTATTCTTCCAGCAGGAGACGGTTTCGCGTCAGCGCTGCCCTAGTGATGCTATCCTGGTCGATGAAGCATTGTCGCAGTCGACATGTGCGGTGCCAGTTATTGGGCCTGATGAATTCCTCTTTGGTTTGTGCAATGGGCTCCTTGCCTTATACACAAAGACATCAACAATCAAGATAGCTAACTTTTCAACTGGTCAGTGCTTGCATCTTGAGAAACCTGTGAAGAATTTGAGAGGTGACCACTTCTCTTTGTACACCTTTGGATTCCACCCAGCGACAAAGCAATATAAGATTACACATTTTCTCCGTGATTGCACTCAGACGGGTCGACCGCATAATAATGACAACGTCAGCATCATCCAAGTTTACACGCTTGGTGATGAGAAATGGAAAGATATTCCAATCCCGATAGCTCTAAACTTGAACATTGTGAGAAATTCCGGAGTAGTCAATAATGATGGGACGCTGTATTGGTTGACTGAAGATATGATAGCTAATTGCCGGCATGCTATTATGTCCTTTGATGTGAGCAAAGAAATATTTGCACGGATTCAATTGCCAGAAGTTCTTCAAGATTCTGCACATGGTTATCCTCGTCGGTACTGGATCAGGGAGATAGATGGTAAGATGTGCATAGCAACTGCTCAAACCCATCGTTATGTGCCTAGATGGCTTGTTAGTAAAATTCACGTCTGGACACTTGACCACAACAAAAGTGAGCACATGTGGAACCACAAGTACAATATTCATCTCTCATCAGATTGCATTTTGGGTCCAAATTTTGTTcattgggataggatcataattCGACCGAGCAATGGTGACCTATTTGCGTCTGAGTTTTCTCGCGAGAACTATGACACTAATTTTAGCAAGACGGTGATGTTGTTAAATTTCAGCCCCCGCAAGCACAACTTGCAATCCCACAACTGTGTGAAGTCACTTGTGCGTTTAGATATATTCAAGAAGGCTGGCATCGTGCACAGGCCAAAACAGTGGGAGGGCTGGGAATTGAAGAAGTGGCAGTTCTGGGAGCAGAATCTCTACAAGATAGAAACAATGTGGTGCAGAGTTCATCAAGAGGAGCATAAGCAAATG GCATTTGCACAATCTATGCGCATAGAACTTAATCGTCTACTGCCGCAAATATCGGATGATGCCATGCGACAATACATAGGCATCAAAATCGATCAAATTTTACCAGCCTTTTCAAATCAG GCAATGGCTCAGGCGATGGCTAACATCGGTGATATGATAAGAAATGCTACACATGATCAG TTTCTTATGCCATAG